The following coding sequences are from one Methanococcoides orientis window:
- a CDS encoding histone family protein, translating into MPILPLASVERLIRSADSERVSESAASALLDILEDYGVKISKEAIIYANHAGRKTVKAEDIKLAYDMLTKPRD; encoded by the coding sequence ATGCCCATATTACCATTGGCTTCTGTAGAACGTTTAATTCGCAGTGCAGACTCAGAAAGGGTCAGTGAATCTGCAGCATCTGCCCTTTTAGATATACTGGAAGATTACGGTGTGAAAATATCAAAAGAAGCTATAATCTATGCAAACCATGCCGGAAGAAAAACTGTAAAAGCTGAAGATATAAAACTGGCATATGACATGCTCACAAAGCCTCGTGATTAA
- a CDS encoding COG2426 family protein: MPFEEQLLDALASVPSWLATVVLSALPVSELRGAIPIAIGVYGIDPIDAYLLAIVGNMLPVIPLLLFLDPVSSFLRKFRIGDSFFNWLFTRTRQKHSQNMERYGTLALTLFVAVPLPVTGAWTGCAAAFVFGIKFRHAMMAIAAGVMISGIVVTLVTLAGMGAIDLLN, translated from the coding sequence ATGCCTTTCGAAGAGCAATTACTGGATGCACTCGCAAGTGTTCCCTCGTGGCTGGCTACAGTAGTTCTCAGTGCATTGCCGGTCTCAGAGCTTCGTGGTGCGATCCCTATTGCTATCGGGGTCTATGGAATTGATCCAATAGATGCCTATTTGCTTGCAATTGTGGGAAATATGCTACCTGTGATCCCTCTTTTGCTTTTTTTGGATCCTGTGTCTTCTTTTCTCAGAAAGTTTCGGATAGGTGACTCTTTCTTCAACTGGCTTTTTACAAGGACCCGTCAAAAACATTCTCAGAATATGGAACGGTATGGCACACTCGCACTTACTTTGTTCGTGGCAGTTCCATTGCCAGTTACAGGCGCATGGACTGGCTGTGCAGCTGCTTTTGTGTTTGGCATTAAGTTCAGGCATGCAATGATGGCGATAGCAGCAGGTGTTATGATCTCAGGTATTGTAGTAACGTTGGTGACCCTTGCAGGAATGGGTGCTATCGACCTGTTAAATTAA
- a CDS encoding replication factor C small subunit yields MTGGFEIKEEIWIEKYRPFKLEDIVGQKETTERLISYVKSGNLPHLLFSGPPGVGKTATAVSIARELFGDGWRENFTELNASDERGIDVVRTKIKNFAKTSPIGGADFKIIFLDEADALTSDAQSALRRTMERYTSNCRFILSCNYSSKIIEPIQSRCAVYRFRHLTEDSVAERCRHIAEKEGLSIAEDGMDALKYVAQGDMRKAINALQAAALFDKTIHKDAIYRITATAHPEEIMELLKTALSGNFVLARKKLDVLMLEKGLSGEDVVGQIYRAIFDMDVSGQRMVDLMDMIGEVDFRLTEGANERIQLDALLAHFALTKE; encoded by the coding sequence ATGACTGGAGGGTTCGAAATAAAAGAAGAGATATGGATCGAGAAATACAGGCCTTTTAAGCTTGAAGACATTGTAGGTCAAAAGGAAACTACGGAAAGGCTGATATCATATGTAAAGAGCGGAAATCTTCCTCACTTGTTGTTCTCAGGTCCTCCCGGGGTTGGAAAGACCGCAACGGCTGTGTCCATTGCAAGGGAACTGTTCGGGGATGGCTGGCGCGAGAACTTCACGGAACTCAATGCGTCAGATGAGCGCGGTATCGATGTCGTAAGGACGAAGATAAAGAACTTCGCGAAGACCTCTCCTATTGGTGGTGCCGACTTCAAGATCATTTTCCTTGATGAAGCAGATGCTTTGACATCCGATGCACAGTCTGCACTGCGTCGTACGATGGAGCGCTATACCAGTAACTGTCGTTTTATCCTGTCTTGCAATTATTCTTCAAAGATAATCGAACCTATCCAGTCAAGATGTGCTGTTTACCGATTCCGTCACCTTACTGAAGATTCTGTAGCTGAAAGGTGCAGGCATATTGCAGAAAAGGAAGGTCTCTCAATTGCTGAAGATGGTATGGATGCATTGAAGTATGTTGCCCAGGGTGACATGAGAAAAGCAATAAATGCTCTTCAGGCAGCAGCTCTTTTTGATAAAACGATCCACAAGGATGCTATATACAGGATAACTGCAACAGCTCATCCGGAAGAGATCATGGAACTGCTCAAGACTGCACTATCCGGTAATTTTGTACTGGCACGCAAAAAACTTGATGTTTTGATGCTGGAAAAAGGTCTTTCAGGAGAAGATGTCGTCGGGCAGATATATCGCGCTATCTTTGATATGGATGTGTCCGGTCAGCGTATGGTTGATCTTATGGATATGATCGGAGAAGTTGATTTCAGGCTTACTGAAGGTGCCAACGAAAGAATACAGCTTGATGCTTTGCTGGCACATTTTGCGTTGACAAAGGAGTAA
- a CDS encoding DUF4870 domain-containing protein, with product MTYKTSIGLNENIVGILCYLGFWMTGVLFLFIEKENKFVRFHAIQSAMVFMILTAIVFLVAWIPYVGWLLADFGGFFSLFVWLSLMFIAWRGSKVKVPVIGKIAYNYVYK from the coding sequence ATGACATACAAGACTTCCATCGGACTTAACGAGAACATTGTAGGTATACTGTGCTATCTGGGATTCTGGATGACTGGTGTGCTTTTCCTCTTCATTGAGAAGGAGAATAAGTTTGTCCGTTTCCACGCGATCCAGTCAGCAATGGTCTTTATGATCCTGACAGCAATCGTCTTCCTGGTCGCATGGATACCATACGTCGGTTGGCTGCTTGCTGATTTTGGAGGATTCTTTTCCCTCTTCGTCTGGCTTTCTCTCATGTTCATTGCCTGGAGAGGTTCAAAGGTCAAGGTTCCGGTTATCGGCAAGATCGCTTACAACTATGTATATAAGTGA
- the rnfB gene encoding Rnf electron transport complex subunit RnfB — MSLTTLLIQAMATLGGLGLVIGIMLIAASRLFKVETNPLVEEVVEVLPGANCGACGFAGCADFAERVVEENAPLDGCPVGGFETAREIGGILGQDVSEAEKEYPFLRCNGGSKCVDRFDYVGIQDCTAVIMLSDGEKGCNYGCMGRGTCVRSCPFDAITIGEDRLPIVNKNLCKSCGLCIEACPNDVLMFAKDSEKVHVECNSHDKGKTVKAVCEVGCIGCKICEKNCPEDAITVTKFLAEIDQDKCTACGICVEKCPQKCIEMR, encoded by the coding sequence ATGAGCCTCACTACTTTACTTATCCAGGCAATGGCAACCCTCGGTGGTCTTGGTCTTGTGATCGGTATCATGCTGATCGCAGCTTCAAGGTTGTTCAAGGTGGAAACCAATCCTCTTGTTGAAGAGGTCGTAGAGGTCCTTCCAGGTGCTAATTGTGGTGCCTGCGGGTTTGCAGGATGTGCAGACTTTGCAGAGCGTGTCGTGGAGGAGAATGCTCCTCTTGATGGCTGTCCTGTGGGTGGTTTTGAGACTGCAAGGGAGATCGGTGGAATTCTCGGTCAGGATGTTTCAGAAGCAGAGAAGGAGTACCCATTCCTCAGGTGTAATGGTGGTAGCAAATGCGTTGACAGGTTCGATTACGTAGGTATCCAGGATTGTACTGCTGTGATCATGCTCTCTGACGGTGAGAAGGGCTGTAATTACGGATGTATGGGTCGCGGAACATGTGTGCGTTCATGCCCATTCGATGCTATTACGATTGGCGAGGACCGTCTTCCTATTGTGAACAAGAACCTCTGTAAGAGCTGTGGGCTTTGTATCGAGGCATGCCCTAACGATGTGCTCATGTTTGCAAAGGATTCCGAGAAGGTCCACGTGGAGTGTAATTCACATGACAAAGGTAAGACTGTAAAGGCAGTCTGTGAAGTTGGATGTATCGGCTGTAAGATCTGCGAAAAGAACTGTCCGGAAGATGCTATTACAGTAACGAAGTTCCTTGCAGAGATCGATCAGGACAAATGTACAGCCTGCGGCATCTGTGTTGAGAAATGCCCGCAGAAATGTATTGAAATGAGATAA
- the rnfA gene encoding Rnf electron transport complex subunit RnfA codes for MAADASLFQIFMDGVFIKNFLVIQFLGLCSFVGVTKDTKSAAGMSGAVIFVMAMAATVSYLIFSYVLIPLKLEFLSLISFIVVIAALVQLVEFVVRKNIPSLYRSLGIYLPLITTNCAVLGVVLLNVLNEYSFIQSVVFGVAAGLGYTIVMLMMSGIRERSTLVSVPSSIRGLPQAFFIATMLSMAFVNYFGVIPI; via the coding sequence ATGGCAGCTGATGCAAGTCTTTTCCAGATTTTCATGGATGGTGTGTTCATAAAGAACTTCCTCGTCATCCAGTTCCTTGGCCTGTGTTCATTCGTGGGTGTTACTAAGGATACAAAGAGTGCTGCAGGAATGTCAGGTGCTGTTATTTTTGTAATGGCAATGGCAGCAACGGTATCGTATCTTATATTCTCTTACGTATTGATACCGTTAAAGCTTGAGTTCCTTAGTTTGATCAGTTTCATTGTGGTGATCGCAGCTCTTGTACAGCTTGTGGAGTTCGTTGTAAGGAAGAACATTCCTTCACTATACCGTTCACTTGGTATCTACCTCCCGCTTATCACAACCAACTGTGCGGTTCTTGGTGTTGTGTTGCTCAATGTATTGAACGAATACTCTTTCATACAGAGTGTTGTGTTCGGAGTTGCAGCAGGTCTTGGTTACACTATTGTCATGTTGATGATGTCCGGTATCAGGGAGCGTAGCACTCTTGTTAGTGTTCCGTCTTCTATTCGCGGTCTCCCTCAGGCTTTCTTCATCGCAACAATGCTCTCAATGGCATTTGTTAACTATTTCGGAGTGATCCCAATATGA
- the rnfE gene encoding Rnf electron transport complex subunit RnfE yields the protein MNALSEFIRGITKDNPIFALVLGLCPTLAVTTSIENAIGMSAGTAFVLICSNLLVSGLRKQIPASVRLPIFILIIATFVSIVEMVMKAYFPPMYAALGVFIPLIVVNCIIIGRAEAYANKNNMFYSFIDALGISTGFLLVLVLIGGIRELLGTGQIVIFGLEVIQIPINPITYMILSPGAFLTIGVLMAIVNYRRAKKLARGG from the coding sequence ATGAATGCTTTAAGTGAATTTATTCGTGGAATTACAAAAGATAACCCTATATTTGCTTTGGTATTGGGTCTTTGTCCTACATTGGCGGTTACCACGTCTATTGAAAATGCAATTGGTATGTCAGCCGGAACGGCTTTCGTACTTATCTGTTCCAACCTGCTGGTCTCCGGCCTGAGGAAGCAGATCCCTGCTTCTGTGAGGTTGCCAATATTTATTTTGATAATAGCAACGTTCGTTTCGATCGTAGAGATGGTAATGAAGGCTTATTTCCCACCGATGTATGCGGCACTGGGTGTTTTTATTCCCCTTATTGTTGTCAACTGTATCATCATCGGGCGTGCGGAGGCATATGCTAATAAGAACAACATGTTCTATTCGTTCATTGATGCACTGGGAATATCAACTGGTTTCCTTCTTGTCCTTGTGCTCATCGGAGGTATCAGGGAACTTCTCGGAACCGGTCAGATAGTGATCTTTGGTCTGGAAGTCATCCAGATCCCAATTAACCCTATCACTTACATGATCCTTTCACCAGGAGCTTTCCTTACAATAGGTGTTTTGATGGCAATAGTCAATTATAGAAGAGCAAAAAAGCTCGCAAGAGGTGGCTAA
- the rnfG gene encoding Rnf electron transport complex subunit RnfG codes for MTDSNKDVVVIIGKLVLISVIASALLAVTYVPTSEQLKKNYEEARTATLAELMPQAAEFEAVYGDEVINDEGDREILYYRAKDGSGNLIGYAFFRQHPGAQGLLEIAGGVDASFNEMSGMSVMSHTETPGLGSKITEPAFKDQFKNVKVADLSLSKSGGAIDSITGATISSQAVVDALNAQVEVIQGAEA; via the coding sequence ATGACTGATTCAAACAAGGATGTAGTAGTTATCATAGGTAAGCTGGTTCTGATATCAGTGATCGCTTCAGCGCTTCTGGCTGTAACATATGTGCCTACAAGTGAACAATTAAAGAAGAACTATGAAGAAGCAAGGACTGCAACACTTGCTGAGCTAATGCCTCAGGCAGCAGAATTTGAGGCAGTATACGGTGATGAGGTCATTAATGATGAGGGCGACCGGGAAATACTTTACTATCGTGCTAAAGACGGTTCCGGAAATCTTATCGGGTATGCTTTCTTCAGGCAACATCCCGGTGCACAAGGTCTATTGGAAATTGCCGGTGGTGTTGATGCTTCATTCAATGAGATGAGTGGTATGAGTGTCATGTCCCACACAGAAACTCCTGGATTAGGTTCAAAGATAACTGAACCCGCTTTTAAGGATCAGTTCAAAAACGTAAAAGTAGCAGACCTGAGTTTGTCAAAGTCTGGTGGTGCAATTGATTCAATTACCGGTGCCACGATATCATCTCAGGCAGTAGTAGATGCCCTGAATGCCCAGGTTGAAGTTATACAGGGAGCAGAGGCTTAA
- the rnfD gene encoding Rnf electron transport complex subunit RnfD, with product MTFTISAPPHKKEDITFNKIMWAKIIALVPVVLLSVYLFGLPAIGLVIAGILAAVVTEVAIQKAFGQKITIADGHAILIGLMVAMVVPPEVPVWIPMIGSVFAVGIGKHAFGGIGSYVFNPVLAAWVFLSLAWWSLMNPASYPQTTALSDLVLEHGAGVMAGVSPLALLLAGGILILLRYVEWRIPVSFFVTTVLLAVLLGDSLSYVVLGVVLFGVLFLATDTSSSPVTKNGRVIYGVVCGVLVVIYGHFANYVDATFYGLFLANCVSALIDNNTLPGSYGSETFLQRKYKSILSKVPFKDRLEVLLDD from the coding sequence ATGACATTTACGATTTCAGCTCCTCCTCATAAAAAAGAGGATATTACTTTTAATAAGATCATGTGGGCCAAGATTATTGCTCTTGTACCTGTTGTCCTGCTATCCGTGTATCTATTTGGCCTTCCTGCAATAGGATTGGTCATTGCAGGTATTCTGGCAGCAGTTGTGACAGAGGTTGCAATACAGAAAGCATTTGGCCAGAAGATAACGATTGCAGATGGGCATGCCATTCTTATTGGTCTAATGGTCGCCATGGTGGTCCCACCGGAAGTTCCAGTTTGGATCCCGATGATAGGTTCTGTCTTTGCGGTCGGAATAGGCAAGCATGCGTTTGGTGGTATCGGATCATATGTGTTCAACCCTGTACTCGCTGCATGGGTATTCCTGAGTCTTGCATGGTGGTCACTAATGAACCCTGCATCTTATCCGCAGACAACGGCTTTATCAGATCTTGTACTTGAGCATGGTGCAGGTGTAATGGCAGGCGTGTCTCCACTTGCATTGTTGCTTGCAGGTGGCATACTAATATTACTTCGTTATGTTGAATGGAGGATTCCAGTTTCCTTCTTCGTGACCACTGTATTGCTCGCAGTTCTTCTGGGAGACAGTTTATCATACGTTGTTCTTGGTGTTGTTCTGTTTGGGGTATTGTTCCTGGCAACGGACACTTCAAGTTCACCTGTTACAAAGAACGGGCGTGTGATCTATGGGGTCGTTTGTGGTGTTCTGGTAGTAATATATGGTCACTTTGCAAATTATGTCGATGCGACCTTCTATGGTCTGTTCCTTGCAAATTGTGTTTCAGCATTGATCGATAACAACACACTTCCAGGATCTTATGGTTCAGAGACTTTCTTGCAGCGCAAGTACAAGAGTATTCTTTCAAAGGTTCCTTTCAAGGACCGTCTGGAGGTGTTATTAGATGACTGA
- the rnfC gene encoding Rnf electron transport complex subunit RnfC: MTKVNIMKNMPEKVIIPLKQHDGTACEPLVKKGDMVCEGQKIGECGAYNSASVHSSVSGEVISIEEAPHPNGNKVNSVVIQPSEEAECADLKSKDVQASELADLIKDAGIVEHYGCPTHMVLKPEGKKIDLVLVNATSSEWIGGHYDTPSQYSSQMLDALKLLMKAAGASKGAIVLRNDDLESISAFNGLKFDGKNITVAPLIGKRKIKYYFKEMSSDIVVASQDHIYGKKILDLFTYNVTGRKVSFGCDPTDVGIAICSVKSAKALYDAVNAGKPYIETVVSVSGKVKNPQKILVRIGTTFKDVIDACGGYIGEPGKLIANGSITGVAQYTDEVPVSKTTTSIFVQSADDVVRGEFVDCTHCARCVDVCPVNLIPSRIAALSDQGRFDECRQMHIMNCVECGRCAAVCPSKIHVLQLIKYAKNSIEKAYEDFAPKESSTNLKLGCGCGGGE, from the coding sequence GTGACAAAGGTCAATATTATGAAAAATATGCCTGAGAAGGTCATTATTCCTTTAAAGCAGCATGATGGTACAGCATGTGAACCACTTGTGAAGAAAGGGGATATGGTTTGTGAAGGGCAGAAGATAGGTGAATGCGGAGCATATAATTCCGCATCTGTTCATTCAAGTGTATCTGGGGAAGTTATTTCCATCGAGGAAGCTCCCCACCCCAACGGTAACAAGGTGAACAGTGTTGTGATCCAGCCATCTGAAGAAGCAGAATGTGCTGATCTTAAGTCAAAGGATGTTCAGGCTTCTGAACTTGCAGATCTGATAAAGGACGCTGGTATTGTTGAGCATTATGGATGCCCGACACATATGGTCCTGAAACCTGAAGGTAAGAAGATAGATCTCGTCCTGGTAAATGCTACGTCTTCAGAATGGATCGGCGGACACTACGACACTCCTTCACAGTATTCATCACAGATGCTTGATGCATTGAAATTACTGATGAAGGCTGCAGGAGCTTCAAAAGGTGCGATCGTCCTCAGGAATGATGATCTTGAATCCATCAGTGCTTTTAACGGATTGAAATTCGATGGAAAGAACATTACTGTTGCTCCGCTTATCGGCAAGAGGAAGATCAAATATTACTTTAAAGAGATGTCTTCGGATATTGTGGTCGCATCACAGGACCACATATATGGAAAGAAGATCCTTGATCTTTTCACTTATAATGTAACGGGTAGGAAAGTTTCTTTTGGTTGTGATCCTACTGATGTCGGTATTGCTATATGCAGTGTAAAATCTGCAAAAGCACTTTATGATGCAGTGAATGCCGGAAAACCATATATCGAAACCGTGGTTTCAGTTTCTGGAAAGGTGAAGAATCCACAGAAGATCCTTGTAAGGATCGGCACCACTTTCAAAGATGTAATTGATGCATGTGGTGGCTACATTGGTGAACCTGGTAAACTGATCGCAAATGGTTCGATCACAGGTGTAGCACAGTATACTGATGAAGTACCTGTTAGCAAGACAACGACATCCATATTTGTCCAGTCAGCCGATGATGTGGTGAGGGGTGAATTCGTAGATTGTACTCACTGCGCAAGATGTGTTGATGTATGTCCTGTGAACCTCATACCTAGCAGGATCGCAGCACTATCTGACCAGGGACGTTTTGATGAATGTCGTCAGATGCATATTATGAATTGTGTTGAATGTGGCAGATGTGCAGCTGTATGCCCTTCAAAGATACATGTTCTTCAGCTTATAAAATATGCAAAGAATTCTATCGAAAAGGCGTATGAAGACTTTGCTCCAAAAGAATCATCTACTAACCTTAAGTTAGGGTGTGGCTGCGGTGGAGGCGAATAA
- the mmcA gene encoding methanogenesis multiheme c-type cytochrome yields MAKLEVILLAAAIFIFAFAGVFASMGYSGNEAIAHHYMTEGEWSDSSCGGCHFTVSDHVETNTHIQRDIDEWDPLTNFDIEVEGEDEWVERYGAYHPGGGALEEYGVDVDCMVCHEQYGMYDFEARAMKFAEGDFENANAAAMVDANTAVQKDNIRKFTYFSNAVTPLPLLLLFHDTVNGAPAKESCAENCHEANIPTTAVMWSAPDYEEFDVHAEVECAECHEISHSSLLVKADVENIHELEAETRSCDDADCHAGISHGPIADAHLETVECESCHIPALPGGELPGGTTLESFDWSNGERVDSFKTETIIPVLAWSNGVGEDELNIPDGKDDADVKLAPFNIVTGIWWDEGVNPEVAESPDTSKEIGDPIAVAYVEAADADQDGMVTVDEMRNYDGDADGEADYPNAVLRTVDLHYRLSHNIAGSEVGMADPLECADCHGSTATAIDWELIGYDSDPAQTDPPTDFTLKTIDATIPGAKPPEVEREPAF; encoded by the coding sequence ATGGCAAAATTAGAGGTAATACTATTGGCAGCCGCCATTTTCATCTTCGCATTTGCAGGCGTTTTCGCAAGCATGGGTTATAGTGGCAATGAAGCGATCGCTCATCACTATATGACTGAAGGAGAATGGTCGGACTCAAGTTGTGGAGGTTGTCACTTCACGGTATCGGATCATGTGGAGACCAACACCCATATTCAAAGAGATATCGATGAATGGGATCCACTGACAAACTTTGATATTGAGGTAGAGGGCGAAGACGAATGGGTCGAGCGCTATGGTGCTTATCATCCTGGCGGTGGGGCACTGGAAGAGTATGGCGTAGATGTGGACTGCATGGTCTGCCATGAACAGTATGGTATGTATGATTTTGAAGCACGTGCTATGAAGTTCGCTGAAGGGGACTTTGAAAATGCAAATGCAGCAGCTATGGTGGATGCAAATACCGCAGTGCAGAAAGATAATATCAGAAAGTTCACCTATTTCTCAAATGCTGTTACTCCACTTCCACTGTTATTGTTGTTCCACGACACCGTCAATGGTGCTCCTGCAAAAGAATCATGTGCGGAGAATTGCCATGAGGCAAATATCCCTACTACAGCAGTAATGTGGTCTGCACCTGATTATGAGGAATTTGACGTACATGCTGAGGTAGAATGTGCTGAATGTCATGAGATTTCACATTCAAGCCTTCTGGTAAAGGCGGATGTTGAAAATATCCATGAATTGGAAGCTGAGACTCGCAGCTGTGATGATGCAGATTGTCATGCAGGTATCTCACATGGACCTATCGCTGATGCTCACCTTGAGACCGTAGAGTGTGAGTCCTGTCATATTCCTGCACTTCCGGGAGGAGAACTTCCAGGTGGAACGACACTTGAGTCATTTGACTGGTCGAACGGTGAACGTGTTGATTCCTTCAAGACGGAAACAATAATTCCTGTGCTTGCATGGTCCAATGGCGTCGGTGAGGATGAACTGAACATTCCTGATGGGAAGGATGATGCTGATGTGAAACTTGCACCTTTCAATATCGTAACCGGTATCTGGTGGGATGAGGGTGTGAATCCTGAGGTTGCAGAGTCACCTGACACAAGCAAGGAGATCGGTGACCCGATAGCTGTAGCATATGTGGAAGCTGCTGATGCAGATCAGGATGGTATGGTGACAGTCGATGAGATGAGGAATTATGACGGTGATGCTGATGGTGAAGCTGATTATCCGAATGCTGTGCTCAGGACCGTTGATCTTCACTACAGGTTGAGCCACAACATCGCAGGCTCAGAGGTAGGAATGGCAGATCCATTAGAATGTGCTGATTGCCATGGTTCAACTGCTACAGCAATTGACTGGGAGCTGATCGGCTATGATTCCGATCCTGCACAGACGGATCCTCCGACAGATTTCACATTAAAGACGATCGATGCGACCATACCAGGAGCAAAACCTCCTGAAGTTGAAAGGGAGCCTGCGTTCTAA